A single window of Flagellimonas maritima DNA harbors:
- a CDS encoding RagB/SusD family nutrient uptake outer membrane protein, whose amino-acid sequence MKKIIIILITLSTISACSDSFTELAPISNRNEADFFNTADDFIASLNSSYAGLQDPGVYGRAYWTMFEMRSDNTDQGPDATGLARQYTEINAFTEDPLNEQIDIAWSASYRVVANCNIILDRIESIEIDTAIKNRIIGEALFLRSLMYYHLAVGFGNIPLQLTPFVPGDDLVQVDANTVYAQLVTDLGIAESNLPVSYPTSDVGRATKGAAATLLAKVLLTIGQDSDAETVLRRIISDYNYELVPNYADLWGDANENNVESIFEVQFISGGIGQGSTFTNDFSPSSDLQTGQGFGRNRPTDDLANAYEPDSERFNASMATSYVNNEDETVEQNYILKYQGDPPIENDSDINFVVFRYADVLLMLAEALGESPESYALINQVRSRSGLDPIDAGTPGTFEEKLLNERRLELAFENHRWADLKRFGVVVEKLIEAESDVIEVGDIRNLFFIPQREMDINTDFIQNDN is encoded by the coding sequence ATGAAAAAAATAATCATAATACTTATAACGCTATCTACTATTTCTGCTTGTAGTGATAGCTTTACGGAACTGGCTCCGATTTCAAATAGAAACGAAGCCGATTTCTTTAACACGGCAGATGACTTTATCGCATCACTTAATTCAAGTTATGCTGGATTGCAGGATCCCGGAGTTTACGGAAGGGCATATTGGACCATGTTCGAAATGCGATCGGACAATACCGATCAAGGACCTGATGCAACAGGATTGGCAAGACAATACACCGAAATAAATGCATTTACGGAAGACCCTCTAAATGAACAGATAGACATCGCTTGGAGTGCATCATATAGGGTGGTAGCCAATTGCAATATTATTCTGGACAGGATAGAATCAATAGAGATTGATACAGCCATAAAAAATAGGATTATTGGTGAAGCATTGTTTCTTCGCTCATTAATGTATTATCATTTGGCCGTTGGCTTTGGGAACATTCCATTGCAATTGACCCCCTTTGTTCCAGGGGATGACTTGGTTCAAGTAGATGCAAACACGGTTTATGCGCAGTTGGTTACAGATTTAGGAATCGCTGAATCCAATTTACCGGTCTCCTACCCTACAAGTGATGTAGGTAGGGCAACAAAGGGAGCTGCGGCCACTTTGCTGGCAAAGGTGTTGTTGACGATAGGACAGGATTCTGATGCAGAAACGGTTTTACGCCGAATAATCAGTGATTATAATTATGAACTGGTACCCAACTATGCAGATTTATGGGGCGATGCAAATGAAAACAATGTAGAATCTATTTTTGAAGTACAGTTTATAAGCGGTGGTATTGGACAAGGGAGCACTTTTACAAATGATTTTTCACCAAGTTCAGATTTACAGACAGGGCAAGGTTTTGGAAGAAACAGGCCCACGGATGATCTTGCAAATGCTTATGAACCGGATAGTGAAAGATTTAATGCTTCCATGGCTACCTCATATGTCAACAATGAAGATGAAACCGTAGAGCAAAACTACATACTTAAATATCAAGGAGACCCACCAATCGAAAATGATTCCGATATAAATTTTGTGGTTTTTAGATATGCAGATGTACTGCTCATGTTGGCTGAGGCCTTGGGAGAATCACCTGAGAGCTATGCACTGATAAATCAAGTTAGAAGTCGATCGGGATTAGATCCAATTGATGCCGGTACCCCAGGTACATTCGAGGAGAAACTTCTCAATGAAAGACGGTTGGAATTGGCTTTTGAAAATCATCGCTGGGCAGACTTGAAAAGATTTGGGGTAGTGGTCGAGAAATTGATTGAAGCCGAATCCGATGTTATTGAAGTTGGAGATATCAGAAATTTATTTTTTATTCCACAACGAGAAATGGATATCAATACAGATTTTATTCAAAACGATAATTAG
- a CDS encoding PIG-L deacetylase family protein produces the protein MKKLLMIICMCTGFLIQAQEKEVLNIIAIGAHPDDCDSKFGGTAALFAKMGHKVKFVALTNGDAGHQTQGGGALGKRRRAEAKKAGEILGIEYDVLDNHDGELIPTLNVRHQVIRKIREWDADIVLGLRPNDYHPDHRNAGIAVQDAAYLVIVPNVTPDTPPLKKNPVFLYMNDRFQKPYPFSKDIAVVVDEVIDTKVKALAAHDSQMFEWLPWVSGADMSTIPEGKTERFNWLKNRWAKERKWNQEDAEAIKKWYPETDVSNVKHVEFFEVCEYGKQPTEEEIKQLFPMVGKE, from the coding sequence ATGAAAAAGCTTTTAATGATTATATGCATGTGCACTGGATTTTTGATTCAAGCACAGGAAAAAGAAGTATTGAACATCATAGCCATTGGAGCGCACCCCGATGATTGCGACTCCAAATTTGGAGGAACCGCGGCCTTATTTGCAAAAATGGGCCATAAGGTAAAGTTTGTTGCCTTGACCAACGGTGATGCAGGCCATCAGACCCAAGGAGGTGGTGCGCTTGGGAAACGAAGACGCGCCGAAGCTAAAAAAGCCGGGGAAATTTTGGGAATTGAATACGATGTATTGGACAACCACGATGGAGAATTGATACCAACGCTCAACGTTAGGCATCAAGTAATCCGGAAAATCCGTGAGTGGGATGCAGACATTGTTTTGGGACTCCGTCCCAACGATTATCATCCAGACCACAGAAATGCAGGTATTGCAGTTCAAGATGCCGCATATCTTGTAATAGTACCCAATGTAACGCCAGATACACCACCTTTAAAAAAGAATCCTGTTTTTCTCTATATGAACGACCGATTTCAGAAGCCTTATCCATTCTCAAAAGATATAGCCGTAGTAGTGGACGAAGTTATCGATACAAAGGTGAAGGCCTTGGCAGCACATGACTCCCAAATGTTCGAATGGTTACCATGGGTAAGCGGTGCTGATATGAGTACAATCCCTGAAGGCAAAACAGAGCGTTTCAACTGGTTAAAAAATAGATGGGCAAAAGAAAGAAAATGGAATCAAGAAGATGCAGAAGCAATAAAAAAATGGTACCCAGAAACGGATGTATCAAATGTAAAGCATGTGGAGTTTTTTGAAGTATGCGAATATGGAAAACAACCGACAGAGGAGGAAATAAAACAACTTTTTCCAATGGTCGGTAAAGAATAG
- a CDS encoding MFS transporter: MHSEKTTSKKYYHIIALVMLVFFVISFITNILNSIIVDVKNSFDLSLTMTGLLPFAFFIAYGVMSIPAGFLSEKYSDKTLLSLSFLFMALASLGFAFFPGYVIFSITLFSLGCCMAVLQVIINPMLRVAGGEEHFAFNSVLAQLVFGLASFLSPFLYKYVVDTSSEETGLASYIRSLVPENLPWVGLYMIFSVIALVLLAVVFFTKYPKYEKNEDEIAGDSKSYLTLLKNKWTLLFFLGIFCYVGTEQGVGNWISQFLSQYHGLDPQTVGADTVAYFWAMLTIGCLLGLLLLKIMDSRKLLIVATAITMVFLILALTGNEKVALLAFPAIGFFISVMWSIIFSLALNSVKENHGSLSGILCTGIAGGAIVPFLVGALGEATSLKTGMFFLLIPLAFILSIGFFANPLVKNKTIQLKSKQTTQ, from the coding sequence ATGCATAGCGAAAAAACGACTTCAAAAAAGTATTACCACATCATAGCCTTGGTCATGCTGGTGTTCTTTGTCATTTCTTTTATCACAAACATTCTCAATTCAATAATTGTAGATGTGAAAAATAGCTTTGACCTTAGTTTGACAATGACAGGGTTACTTCCGTTTGCGTTTTTTATTGCATACGGGGTTATGTCAATTCCAGCAGGGTTTTTATCAGAAAAATATAGTGATAAAACGCTATTGTCATTATCATTTTTATTTATGGCCTTGGCCTCTTTGGGATTTGCATTCTTTCCAGGCTATGTGATTTTCAGTATTACGTTGTTTTCTTTGGGCTGCTGTATGGCAGTATTGCAGGTTATCATAAACCCGATGCTGAGGGTTGCGGGTGGTGAGGAACATTTTGCATTTAATTCCGTTTTGGCACAATTGGTATTCGGGTTGGCTTCTTTCTTGAGTCCTTTCCTTTACAAATACGTTGTAGATACAAGTTCCGAAGAAACGGGATTGGCAAGTTATATAAGAAGCTTGGTGCCTGAAAATTTACCATGGGTAGGCCTTTATATGATTTTTTCGGTAATTGCCTTGGTCCTATTAGCGGTAGTCTTTTTTACCAAATATCCAAAATATGAAAAGAACGAAGATGAGATTGCAGGAGATTCAAAATCGTATTTGACCCTTCTAAAGAATAAATGGACCCTTCTTTTTTTTCTTGGCATATTCTGCTATGTAGGGACCGAACAAGGCGTAGGCAATTGGATTTCACAGTTCCTTAGCCAATACCATGGTTTGGACCCCCAAACTGTTGGTGCAGATACCGTAGCCTATTTTTGGGCGATGCTTACTATTGGCTGTTTACTTGGTCTGTTATTATTAAAAATTATGGACAGCAGAAAACTCTTGATAGTGGCTACCGCAATTACAATGGTTTTTTTGATATTGGCGCTTACAGGAAATGAAAAAGTTGCACTCTTGGCTTTTCCGGCAATAGGGTTTTTTATTTCGGTAATGTGGTCCATTATTTTTTCATTGGCACTCAATTCCGTAAAAGAAAACCATGGGTCGCTTTCAGGGATATTATGTACCGGTATTGCAGGGGGAGCAATTGTTCCATTCTTGGTAGGGGCACTGGGAGAGGCGACCAGTCTTAAAACGGGTATGTTCTTTTTGCTTATTCCTTTGGCATTTATTTTATCCATTGGTTTTTTCGCAAATCCACTTGTAAAAAATAAGACCATCCAATTAAAAAGTAAGCAGACTACTCAATAA
- a CDS encoding ROK family protein: MEVLGVDIGGTNINAGRVEGESIINQFYIEVDKEDSEQQTLERLFKCIDKLVSDTTEAIGVGVPAVVDCLKGIVYEVQNIPAWKKVHLKRILEDRYRIPVYINNDANCFAMGEALFGKGKLYKDCIGLSIGTGLGMGIIIDNKIYNGVLSGAGEIGMVPYKDSILENYASSFFFTENYGLSAKEVHDRAKQGNDIALKAFSEFGEHLGQAVNTILYVLAPEAIILGGSISKAYPFFKKPMEKIMDSFAYPEQIKNLKIELSELTESAILGAASLCYQKTENIKQVQ, translated from the coding sequence ATGGAAGTGCTTGGAGTGGATATAGGAGGAACAAATATCAATGCTGGTCGTGTTGAAGGAGAATCGATTATAAATCAATTCTACATTGAGGTCGACAAGGAAGATTCTGAACAACAAACTCTTGAACGTCTATTTAAATGTATTGATAAATTGGTTTCCGATACTACTGAAGCTATAGGCGTTGGAGTACCTGCCGTAGTCGATTGTTTAAAGGGAATTGTTTATGAGGTTCAGAATATCCCAGCTTGGAAAAAAGTCCATCTCAAGAGAATCTTGGAAGATCGCTATAGAATTCCAGTTTATATAAATAATGATGCCAATTGCTTTGCAATGGGAGAAGCATTATTTGGAAAAGGAAAACTTTACAAAGACTGTATTGGTCTATCTATTGGCACAGGATTGGGCATGGGAATAATAATCGATAACAAAATTTATAACGGTGTTCTTTCCGGTGCAGGGGAAATAGGTATGGTTCCCTACAAGGATAGCATTTTAGAAAATTATGCAAGTAGCTTTTTTTTTACTGAAAACTATGGATTGAGTGCCAAAGAAGTACACGATCGGGCAAAACAGGGCAACGACATCGCACTTAAAGCTTTTTCTGAATTTGGTGAACATTTAGGCCAGGCTGTCAATACCATTTTGTATGTATTGGCGCCCGAAGCTATCATTTTAGGAGGATCTATCAGTAAGGCTTATCCTTTTTTTAAAAAGCCCATGGAAAAGATAATGGATTCATTTGCCTATCCGGAGCAAATCAAAAATCTAAAAATTGAGCTATCGGAATTGACAGAATCTGCAATTTTAGGAGCAGCAAGCCTATGCTATCAAAAAACAGAAAATATAAAACAAGTACAATAA
- a CDS encoding pirin family protein: MKSTLHKADSRGHANHGWLNSYHSFSFANYYDPNRMGFGTLRVLNDDEVSAGMGFGTHGHSNMEIISIPLEGDLEHKDSMGNTTIIRNGDIQVMSAGSGVQHSEYNHSKEKKVKFLQIWVVPNKANVEPRYDQITLKKSDMTNTLYQILSPRPEDDGVWIHQNAWFYLGNFDTKTEIMHKVNNQSNGVYLFLLEGECEVGGEILKKRDALAIEDAETIDLAIEKDSKVLLMEVPMAN; this comes from the coding sequence ATGAAAAGTACATTACATAAAGCAGACTCCCGAGGCCATGCCAATCATGGTTGGCTGAACAGCTATCATTCTTTTAGTTTTGCCAACTATTATGACCCTAACCGTATGGGATTCGGAACCCTTCGCGTATTGAACGATGATGAGGTGTCTGCCGGAATGGGCTTTGGTACCCATGGCCATAGTAATATGGAAATTATTTCCATACCTCTGGAAGGAGACTTGGAACATAAGGACAGTATGGGAAATACCACGATTATCCGTAACGGCGATATACAGGTTATGAGTGCTGGGTCTGGCGTACAGCACAGTGAATATAACCATAGTAAGGAAAAAAAAGTCAAATTTTTACAGATATGGGTAGTGCCGAACAAAGCGAACGTAGAACCGCGATACGATCAGATTACTTTGAAAAAATCCGATATGACGAATACCCTATATCAAATTCTTTCGCCCAGACCGGAGGATGATGGTGTATGGATTCATCAAAATGCATGGTTTTATTTGGGGAATTTTGATACCAAGACCGAAATAATGCATAAGGTAAATAATCAGTCCAATGGAGTTTATCTCTTTCTCTTGGAGGGCGAATGTGAAGTAGGTGGAGAAATACTCAAAAAAAGGGATGCTCTTGCCATCGAGGATGCAGAAACGATTGATTTGGCCATAGAAAAAGATTCTAAAGTACTATTGATGGAGGTCCCTATGGCGAATTAA
- a CDS encoding DUF5996 family protein, which translates to MSDKTNSSNPFPKLPLEEWEPTKETLHRYLQIVGKIRLALMPRKNHWWYITLYVNSKGITTRSILYGDFIFEIQFDFIHHQLHIQTSNGESRSFELTNGLSVAEFYKKISANLNDLGILFDIVAKPYDLSDTISFAESTEHKSYDKEYVVRFWQILVQVDQLFKEFSGKSYSKTCPVHIYWHHMDMAVTRFSGKKGPEMPNAKAADKDAYSHEVISFGFWAGDAEVRNPAFYAYAYPSPEGLDKEPLMPDAAEWIESNGSPMAFLSYDALRKLDDSKAALLDFLESAYQAGAKRAGWNIEELTVKPL; encoded by the coding sequence GTGTCCGATAAAACCAATAGCTCAAATCCGTTCCCAAAATTACCTTTAGAAGAGTGGGAGCCAACAAAAGAAACATTACATCGTTACCTTCAGATTGTAGGTAAGATACGATTGGCCTTGATGCCCAGAAAAAATCATTGGTGGTATATAACACTTTATGTAAATAGTAAGGGAATAACCACCCGCTCAATTCTATATGGTGATTTTATTTTTGAAATACAGTTCGATTTTATTCATCATCAACTTCATATACAAACCAGCAATGGGGAAAGCCGTAGTTTTGAATTGACCAATGGTTTGTCCGTCGCCGAGTTTTATAAAAAAATTTCCGCTAATCTGAATGATTTGGGGATATTATTCGATATAGTTGCCAAACCTTATGACCTTTCCGATACGATATCTTTTGCTGAAAGTACGGAACACAAAAGCTATGATAAGGAGTATGTAGTGCGTTTTTGGCAAATTTTGGTACAGGTTGATCAATTATTCAAAGAATTTAGTGGAAAATCGTACAGTAAAACCTGCCCCGTTCATATTTACTGGCACCATATGGATATGGCCGTGACAAGATTTTCTGGAAAAAAAGGCCCTGAAATGCCCAATGCGAAAGCCGCGGATAAAGATGCCTATTCACATGAAGTAATCAGTTTTGGGTTTTGGGCAGGGGATGCAGAAGTGCGTAACCCTGCATTCTATGCATATGCCTATCCATCGCCAGAAGGATTGGATAAAGAACCTTTAATGCCGGATGCGGCCGAGTGGATAGAGTCCAATGGGAGTCCGATGGCTTTTCTTTCTTATGATGCGCTCAGAAAACTTGATGATTCGAAAGCAGCATTATTGGATTTTTTGGAAAGTGCCTACCAAGCAGGCGCTAAGCGTGCTGGATGGAACATCGAAGAACTTACCGTAAAACCTTTGTGA
- a CDS encoding helix-turn-helix and ligand-binding sensor domain-containing protein, whose amino-acid sequence MNKAEQIFCLIFLFVSVSIFSQELPPIQNYAPSEYNAESQNWSIAQTKDKIIYVANSKGLLQFNGAKWTLFLSPNETILRSVKVVGERIYTGCYMEFGYWQKDSFGLLRYTSLSKKIKNTFIQDEEFWNILNIDQWIVFQSLNRIYIYDTTDGSINTIDSDTSLPKIFNIDNNIYFQRPNKGVYRIENGKDILIYDAEPFRKYEIINIFKSKNALSILTRQNGFYKIKDQTLDKWSISSDTLLSRVSIYSAIELKDKTFALGTISHGLIHLDEDGNLLNHIDRIGGLRNNTVLSLYEDSDNTLWLGLDNGISYINLKSPFKDYYDKKGVAGSVYASTTMNGILYLGTNQGLFYKQLNNDNDFKLVQGTQGQVWSLNIIDRKLFCGHHSGTFIIEENKARKIADIQGTWKVTSLGQTSGLLLQGNYDGLYILQKIGNDWQIKNKIEGFNHSARYFEPFGKYVFVNHEYKGVFKVEVDSSFSKSMNVSVDTLIKGSNSGLIRYRDDLLYAYKKGILKYNKERDTFIRDSVLSKVYTQDEYISGKMTVDRKNGYLWIFTNSKVNFISEGKLVKTPKIKSIPLPESMRNSTVGYESVSALENNSYYLLGTSSGYITVDIDNFKEKEFTVNIASIGKAGKNKDSKNQDLVNKNVKGSFKTNENNLEISYYAANYDKYLKSHYQFQLTNMYPNWSEWSKKSSVTFENLPYGDYTFKVRSRIGTKISKNIATYSFEIARPWYFSNLMLVIYILGILSSSILVHNLYKRHYHKRQQKLILKNKREMDLARVQNEKEIIKIKNEQLKEEFKSKSNELAASTLSIIKKNELLSKVKEQLLANVEKKESVRAIINIIDKSLNQNDDWELFKEAFNNADRKFLKKLKKAHPNLSPNDIKLCAYLRLNLSSKEIAPLLNISARSVEIKRYRLRKKMDLTHDENLVNYILKL is encoded by the coding sequence GTGAATAAAGCAGAACAAATATTTTGTCTAATATTCCTTTTCGTAAGCGTTTCTATATTTTCACAGGAATTACCTCCGATCCAGAATTACGCTCCTTCAGAATACAATGCCGAAAGTCAAAATTGGTCCATTGCACAAACCAAGGACAAAATAATATATGTTGCCAACAGTAAAGGTCTTTTGCAATTCAATGGTGCCAAATGGACACTTTTTCTATCACCAAATGAGACCATACTAAGGTCTGTTAAAGTTGTCGGTGAAAGAATCTATACTGGATGTTATATGGAATTTGGTTATTGGCAGAAAGATAGTTTTGGTCTGCTACGATATACTTCACTATCAAAAAAAATAAAAAATACTTTTATACAAGATGAAGAATTTTGGAATATTCTGAACATAGATCAATGGATAGTGTTTCAATCACTAAATCGAATTTACATTTATGACACGACGGACGGTTCCATAAATACGATTGACTCTGACACATCTTTGCCAAAAATATTTAACATAGATAATAATATTTATTTCCAAAGGCCCAATAAAGGTGTTTATCGTATTGAGAATGGAAAGGATATTTTAATTTACGATGCCGAACCATTCAGAAAGTACGAAATCATAAATATTTTTAAAAGCAAAAATGCCCTATCAATCCTTACCCGTCAAAATGGTTTTTATAAGATAAAGGACCAAACTTTGGACAAGTGGAGTATCAGTTCAGATACGCTCTTATCTAGAGTAAGTATTTACAGTGCCATTGAACTAAAAGATAAAACATTTGCTTTGGGAACCATCTCCCACGGATTAATACATCTTGATGAAGATGGAAACTTGTTGAACCACATAGACCGAATAGGCGGATTAAGGAACAATACGGTGCTATCACTGTATGAGGATTCCGATAATACACTTTGGCTTGGCCTTGATAACGGCATCAGCTATATTAACCTAAAATCTCCCTTCAAAGATTATTATGACAAAAAAGGTGTAGCTGGCAGCGTGTACGCCTCAACCACTATGAACGGTATCTTGTATTTGGGAACAAACCAAGGTCTTTTTTATAAGCAATTGAATAATGATAATGATTTTAAACTGGTACAGGGCACGCAGGGCCAAGTATGGTCTTTGAACATTATTGACAGAAAATTATTTTGCGGACATCATTCGGGAACTTTTATTATAGAAGAAAATAAGGCCAGGAAGATTGCAGACATTCAAGGTACATGGAAGGTTACAAGTCTTGGCCAAACTTCAGGTTTACTTCTACAAGGAAACTACGATGGCCTTTATATTTTACAAAAAATTGGCAATGACTGGCAAATAAAAAATAAAATAGAGGGCTTTAATCATTCAGCCAGATATTTTGAACCATTTGGGAAATACGTTTTCGTAAATCATGAATACAAAGGCGTTTTCAAGGTAGAGGTCGACAGTAGCTTTTCAAAAAGTATGAACGTAAGTGTTGATACTTTGATAAAAGGTTCAAATTCTGGATTGATCAGGTATAGGGATGACTTGTTGTACGCTTATAAGAAAGGAATCTTAAAATATAATAAGGAGCGTGACACTTTTATTAGGGACAGTGTCTTAAGCAAAGTCTATACCCAAGACGAATACATATCGGGCAAAATGACGGTAGATCGTAAAAATGGCTATTTGTGGATATTCACAAACTCAAAAGTCAATTTTATTTCTGAAGGAAAATTGGTCAAAACACCTAAAATCAAATCTATACCCCTGCCAGAAAGCATGCGAAACAGTACGGTGGGATATGAAAGTGTTAGCGCACTGGAAAACAATAGCTACTATTTGCTTGGAACAAGTTCTGGTTACATTACCGTTGACATTGATAATTTTAAAGAAAAAGAATTTACAGTCAATATCGCAAGTATTGGGAAAGCAGGAAAAAACAAGGACAGTAAAAATCAGGATTTAGTCAATAAAAATGTGAAAGGTAGTTTTAAGACTAACGAGAATAATCTTGAAATCTCTTATTATGCAGCAAATTATGATAAGTACCTTAAATCACATTATCAGTTCCAATTGACCAACATGTACCCAAACTGGAGTGAATGGTCAAAAAAATCTTCCGTTACGTTCGAGAACCTTCCCTATGGTGATTATACCTTTAAGGTAAGGAGCAGGATAGGTACTAAGATATCCAAAAATATAGCTACATACTCTTTTGAAATTGCTAGACCTTGGTATTTTTCCAATTTGATGCTCGTAATTTATATTTTGGGAATACTATCCAGCTCCATTCTAGTTCATAATCTTTATAAACGACATTATCACAAGCGCCAACAAAAGCTGATTTTAAAAAATAAACGCGAAATGGATTTGGCCAGGGTACAGAACGAAAAGGAGATTATAAAAATTAAAAATGAGCAACTCAAAGAAGAATTCAAAAGTAAGAGCAATGAATTGGCCGCTTCAACACTGAGCATTATAAAAAAGAATGAATTATTGTCAAAAGTCAAAGAGCAACTTCTAGCTAACGTTGAGAAAAAAGAATCTGTAAGAGCCATCATCAACATAATTGATAAGAGTCTTAACCAAAATGATGATTGGGAGCTGTTCAAAGAGGCCTTTAACAATGCCGACAGAAAATTTTTAAAGAAATTGAAAAAGGCACATCCCAATCTTTCCCCAAACGATATAAAGCTGTGCGCCTATCTAAGGTTGAATTTATCATCAAAAGAAATAGCACCACTATTGAACATTTCAGCGCGTAGTGTTGAAATAAAAAGGTATAGGCTACGTAAAAAAATGGACTTGACACATGATGAGAATCTGGTAAACTACATACTCAAGCTTTAA